In Myxococcus stipitatus, the sequence CGGCGGCGAATGGTCCGCGCTCGTGGACCAGTCCCAGCTGCGGGTGATGCCTCCGGACGTGGTGGGCGCCATGGCGACCCTCAACGCCTACGCCCAGTTGCACGGCATGCAGCGCTCCGCGCGCGTCGTCACCGACGCCCCCTCCGGCCTCCAGGCCTGGCGCATGACGAAGCGGGCCATGCTCACCATCCCCACCCGCACCTTCGAGACCCGGACCGACGCCCTCGAGTGGCTCCGCAATCCGGACGCGGACTGACAACTTGCACTGAAGTCGCGGCTTCCGTGTTTCGGGGGCCGACTTCACCTATAGTCGGCCCTTCGTCCCCCCGGGCGCATCTCCCCTCACCACCAGGAGTCGTCTCTTCCATGCACCTCCCCCGGAATGGCGCCGCCAGGCTCTTTGGCGCGCTGCTGAGCACCCTCACCTTCGCCGCCTGTCAGCCCGCCGTCGAGGGTGAGGCGACGCCGCCCCCCGAGACCGGCGAGTCGAAGACCCCGGTCGTCTACGGCACCGACAACCGCCAGGACGTGTACGCGCACACGGACGCGACGCTGCGCCAGCGCGCGGAGCAGTCCACGGTGGCGCTGATGAGCCCGTCGGACTTCAACGCCAGCAACCCCGACAACGTCACCTTCAACGGCTCCAACCTGGGCACGTACTACAACCTGTGCACCAACCAGCGCTTCCGCGCGGACCCGACGGCGGCGTGGTGCTCCGGTACGCTCATCGACAACGACCTGGTGCTGACGGCGGGCCACTGCATCACCAGCGCGGCGGACTGCGCGGACACGCGCTTCGTCTTCAACTACTACCGCACCGCGGACGGCGTGCTGAAGACGGTGACGACGGCGGACATCTTCTCCTGCCAGTCCATCGTCGTGCGCCAGCAGGCGACGACGGGCGGCCGCAACCTGGACTACGCCATCATCAAGCTGGACCGCTCCGCCGCGCCGCGCTTCACGCCCGCGCCCGTCCGCCCGGGCAACACGGCGCTGACCGCGGGCGCCAACGTGGCCGTCATCGGTTCGGGCAGCGGCATCCCGTTCAAGATTGATTCGGGCGGTTCGGTGCGCAACGCGCGCGCCAGCACGCTGGACTACTTCGTGGCCACCACGGACACCTTCGGCGGCAACTCCGGCTCCGGCGTGTACGAGACGGCGAACTACACGGTGGCCGGCATCCTGGTGCGCGGTGAGACGGACTACGTCTACAGCGGCAGCTGCCGCGTCGTGAACACGTGCACGGAGACGGGCACGGACTGCGACGGCGAGGACATCACCTACGTGCGTCCGGCCATCGACGCGCTCTGCGCCGCGACCGCCAACGAGCGGCTGTGCGGCACCACGAACCCGCCCACCGGCGGCAACTCGTACACCTTCTCCGCCAGCAACACGAACAGCGCGCAGATGAACACCGTCAACAAGACGGTGGCGCTGACGGCGGGGCAGAAGATCACCCTGGGCACCTGCGGCGTGACGGGCGCGTCCGTCACGGGTGACTCCTACCTGCGCTTCGTCGGTCCGACCGGCTCGGAGGTGGCGAGCAACGACGACGCGTGCGGCGGCCGCGGCTCCAACCTGAGCTACACGGCGACGGTGGCGGGCAACTACGAGATTCGCGCGGGCTGCTACTCCACGGGCGCCTGCTCGGGCACCGTGGCCTGGACCATCGAGGGTGGCGGCAACCCCAACCCGACCAGCGGCTCGTTCACCTTCACCGCCTCCAACACCAACAGCGCGCAGACGGGCACCACCAACCGCGACATCGTCGCGGCCGCGGGCCAGACGCTGGCGTTCGGCACGTGCACGGTGAGCGGCGCCTCCGGCTCCGGCGACACCTTCCTGCGCCTGTACAACACCGCCACCGGCCAGCAGGTGTCCTTCAACGACGACGCGTGCGGCACGCTGTCCTACGCCACCTACGTCATCCCCTCGGCCGGCACCTACCAGGTGCGCGCGGGCTGCTACGGCAGCAGTTCGTGCAGCGGCACCGTGGCCTGGACGCTCCAGTAGTCCACGCGGGTCCGTCATGAAGTCCTCGCGGGCGGCCTGGAGACGGGCCGCCCGCGGTCGTTTTCTCCACACCCACTTCCGCGCGCCGCCCTCCCGGTGGCGCGAGCTGACGACAGCCCTCCTTCCCGCCCCGTACCCCGCGCTTGACAGCCTGGGGGCCGGGGTCTAACGCACAGCGACATGAGCACAGCCCGGTTCCCGCCGTCCCCGACGCGTCCCATCCTGAACGAGGGTCCGTTCCGCGCCCTGCTGCTGGAGAACATCCACCCCTCCGCCGAGGAGCTGCTGGCGGCCGAGGGCTTCCAGGTGGAGCGGACCTCGTCCGCGCTCAAGCCCGCCGAGCTGGCGGAGAAGCTCAAGGGTGTCCACCTGCTGGGCATCCGCAGCAAGACGACGGTGCCGCCCGAGGCGCTCGTGTACGCCGAGGACCTGCTGGCCATGGGGGCGTTCTGCATCGGCACGAATCAGATCGACCTGACGGCGGCGAACACGCACGGCATCCCGGTGTTCAACGCGCCGTTCAGCAACACGCGCAGCGTGGCGGAGATGGTGGTGGCGGAGGTCATCGCGCTGACGCGGCAGCTGTTCGACCGCAGCCGCGAGGTGCACTCGGGCCAGTGGCGCAAGGTGGCCACCGGCAGCCACGAGGTGCGCGGCAAGACGCTGGGCATCGTCGGCTACGGCCACATCGGCTCGCAGCTGGGCGTGCTGGCGGAGTCGTTGGGCATGCGGGTGCTCTACCACGACGTGATGACCAAGCTGCCCCTGGGCAACTCGCGCGCGGTGGACACGCTGGACGAGCTGCTGGCGAGCTCCGACTTCGTCACCCTGCACGTGCCAGCGCTGGCGTCCACGCACATGATGATGGGCGCCGAGCAGCTGGCGAGGATGAAGAAGGGCGCGTGCCTCATCAACGCCAGCCGGGGCACGGTGGTGGACATCGCCGCGCTGGCGGCGGCGCTGCGCTCCAAGCACCTGAGCGGCGCGGCGGTGGACGTCTACCCGGAGGAGCCGGAGGGCAACTCGGACGGCTTCGTCACGGAGCTGCAGAACCTGCCCAACGTCATCCTCACCCCGCACATCGGCGGGTCCACGGAGGAGGCGCAGGCGTCCATCGGCAAGGAGGTGGCCACCAGCCTCTCCAAGTTCTTCCGCACGGGCGCGACGACGGGCGCGGTCAACTTCCCCATGGTGGAGGCGCCGCTCATCCCCGGCACGCACCGCATCCTCAACGTGCACCGCAACATCCCGGGCGTGCTGCGCGACATCAACCGCATCGTCTCCGACCTGAACGCCAACATCCACGCGCAGGTGCTCAGCACGGACTCCAACATCGGCTACCTGGTGATGGACCTGGACCAGGACGTGTCGCGCCCGGTGTGCGACGCCATCGCCGGGCTGGAGACGGACATCAAGACGCGCATCGTGTCCTGACGTCCCGCCGCGCGCGCCTCACGCGTCCAGTATCTTCCCGGGGTTGAGCACGCCCCGGGGGTCCAGGGTGCGCTTGAGCGCGCGCAGGAGCGAAAGCTCCGCGTCGGAGCGCGAGTAGCCCAGGTAGTCCTTCTTCAACAGCCCCACGCCATGCTCGGCGGAGATGCTGCCGGCGTGCTTGCGCACCAGTTCGAACATGGTGGGGTCCGCCTTCTTCGTATGGGCGAGGAACTCCGCCTTGTCCATGTCGTCCGGCTTCATGACGTTGACGTGCAGGTTGCCGTCGCCGATGTGGCCGAAGAGGCAGATCTCCCAGCCCGGGTAGCGCGCGCTGAACACGGACTCCAGCTCCGCGCAGAAGGCCTCCAGGCCGGCCACGGGCAGGGAGATGTCGTTCTTGTGGGGCAGGCCGGTGGCGGACAGGGACTCGCTGATGCCCTCGCGCAGGGCCCACAGCTCCGCGGCCTGCGTGGCGTTCTGCGCCTGGGTGCCGTCCGTCACCAGCCCCCGCTCGAACAGCGAGCCCAGCCACGCCTCCACGGCCGCCGCGTCCCGGGCCTCCGCCTCCAGCAGCACGTAGCAGCCGCTGTCGGCCTCGAAGGGCGAGCGCAGCTTGCGGTGGCGCCGCACGCGCGCCAGGCACTTGTCGGTGAAGAACTCGTAGGCGGAGATGAGGAAGGCCGTCTGCTGGCGCGCGTCGCGGAACAGCCGCAGCACGGCCGCCACGTCCGGCACGGCGAACAGGAACACGTCCTGCCTGCCGGGCAGCTGCGTCAGCTTGAGGGTGGCCTCGGTGATGACGCCCAGCGTGCCCTCGCTGCCGATGAACAGCTGGCGCAGGTCCAGGCCGGTGTTGTTCTTCTCCAGCGCGCCGTTGAGCTCCAGCACCGTCCCGTCCGCCGTCACCACCTGGAGCCCCAGCACCC encodes:
- a CDS encoding STAS/SEC14 domain-containing protein, translating into MPFQINVHAQDRILEVVYPPQVTSEDLAEYLAEVKKAIVGFGGEWSALVDQSQLRVMPPDVVGAMATLNAYAQLHGMQRSARVVTDAPSGLQAWRMTKRAMLTIPTRTFETRTDALEWLRNPDAD
- a CDS encoding trypsin-like serine peptidase, with protein sequence MHLPRNGAARLFGALLSTLTFAACQPAVEGEATPPPETGESKTPVVYGTDNRQDVYAHTDATLRQRAEQSTVALMSPSDFNASNPDNVTFNGSNLGTYYNLCTNQRFRADPTAAWCSGTLIDNDLVLTAGHCITSAADCADTRFVFNYYRTADGVLKTVTTADIFSCQSIVVRQQATTGGRNLDYAIIKLDRSAAPRFTPAPVRPGNTALTAGANVAVIGSGSGIPFKIDSGGSVRNARASTLDYFVATTDTFGGNSGSGVYETANYTVAGILVRGETDYVYSGSCRVVNTCTETGTDCDGEDITYVRPAIDALCAATANERLCGTTNPPTGGNSYTFSASNTNSAQMNTVNKTVALTAGQKITLGTCGVTGASVTGDSYLRFVGPTGSEVASNDDACGGRGSNLSYTATVAGNYEIRAGCYSTGACSGTVAWTIEGGGNPNPTSGSFTFTASNTNSAQTGTTNRDIVAAAGQTLAFGTCTVSGASGSGDTFLRLYNTATGQQVSFNDDACGTLSYATYVIPSAGTYQVRAGCYGSSSCSGTVAWTLQ
- the serA gene encoding phosphoglycerate dehydrogenase; this encodes MSTARFPPSPTRPILNEGPFRALLLENIHPSAEELLAAEGFQVERTSSALKPAELAEKLKGVHLLGIRSKTTVPPEALVYAEDLLAMGAFCIGTNQIDLTAANTHGIPVFNAPFSNTRSVAEMVVAEVIALTRQLFDRSREVHSGQWRKVATGSHEVRGKTLGIVGYGHIGSQLGVLAESLGMRVLYHDVMTKLPLGNSRAVDTLDELLASSDFVTLHVPALASTHMMMGAEQLARMKKGACLINASRGTVVDIAALAAALRSKHLSGAAVDVYPEEPEGNSDGFVTELQNLPNVILTPHIGGSTEEAQASIGKEVATSLSKFFRTGATTGAVNFPMVEAPLIPGTHRILNVHRNIPGVLRDINRIVSDLNANIHAQVLSTDSNIGYLVMDLDQDVSRPVCDAIAGLETDIKTRIVS
- a CDS encoding FAD-binding oxidoreductase, which codes for MSTAALPADFLQALAEGFPSDFLTREPDELKEYGRDWTKVYAPAPSAVALPRTTDEVSRLLALCHQHGVAVVPSGGRTGLAGGAVAAHGEVVLSLQRMSRMGPVDLLGNTVRVQAGAVTEAVHRHCAEHGLTWPVDFASKGSSTVGGNIATNAGGVKVIRYGLTRQWVLGLQVVTADGTVLELNGALEKNNTGLDLRQLFIGSEGTLGVITEATLKLTQLPGRQDVFLFAVPDVAAVLRLFRDARQQTAFLISAYEFFTDKCLARVRRHRKLRSPFEADSGCYVLLEAEARDAAAVEAWLGSLFERGLVTDGTQAQNATQAAELWALREGISESLSATGLPHKNDISLPVAGLEAFCAELESVFSARYPGWEICLFGHIGDGNLHVNVMKPDDMDKAEFLAHTKKADPTMFELVRKHAGSISAEHGVGLLKKDYLGYSRSDAELSLLRALKRTLDPRGVLNPGKILDA